ACATATTTCGCAACTCGTTCAATTAAATCGGCGACATTAAATTCCGTCGTTAAAATCTCCCTATTTAAGTTGATTTATCTATAAACGCTGAACCTAAAGATCCGTTACGTGAGTACCCATACAGCCTGTAATCATGGGCAGATCCAAGAAAGTTTTAATGCCCGGATTTTCTGCCTCGCAAACGAAAGGCACGGCGTTTACACAGTGGAAACCCGTGGCGCGGCATTTTAATCACCGCAATCTGTCTGCAGATTCCGGCCACTGGTTTATCACTTGATTCGCATCGAAGTAGTCACGCCAAGCTGTGACCTTCCCATTCCGAAGCTCAAATATTCCCATTACTGGTACCTCCACCCATTCCCCTTCCACTAAAAAGCGGTCGGTTCGCTCTGTTAGGACATTACATGTCGTTGTCTCGGCAATGTTGTGGAACTTCCAATCAACCTTGCTTGATACAGCAAACATAGGATCAAGCACGCCCCTGATAGCTTGATTTCCGTCACTGGTTCAATAGGAATGTTGTGGTAGAAGCATTCGGCATCTATAAACTCTAATGCCTTTTCGATGTCATGCTCATTACATGCTTATATGAAGTTTAAAATGACCTGTTGGTTCTCACTCATGTTAACCTTATTGATTTACGTACTCTTTGTTGAATAATACACTACTCCGGTATTCTACCCTCACGTGTTACTGCTGAAATCTTACCCTTCTCAGGTATATACCAGGGTGAAGCGTACCACCAGTCGCCGGGCTCGGCGACCCCGTCCTCGATGAGGGTGTGCATCAGGTTATAGCCACAAGCCATCAGGCATAGCCCTCCGGGGTGCGCCGCAGACTGATGAACAAAGTAGAGCCCATCGATCCCCGGCATACGGTAGCGTGCCATCTCTGGCAGGGGGCGCTCGTTCCACCACTGGTCGCGGCAGTGGCGGATGCCATACCATGAACCGCCGAGCATGCCAGTGTTGCGGAACTCCTGCTCCCATGGGGTCAATGTCAAGTGTTCTACCAGGTCTTCCTCGAGGTTCTCTACTACACAACCGAAGGCCTTGCGGCAGTAGACTTTCATCTCCTCCTTGTGCTTGTTCAGAGCTTCAGGACCGTCTATGTGGTACTCTGGTGGAGGTACGTAAAGCACTATCGAGTTTTCAATGTAGAGGCCAGGACGGGTGCATTGCGAGTGGAATGTGGGATCGATTATCTTGTTGCTGCCTGCCCACAGCCAGATAATCTCATCGTAGGGTACGGTGGGATTGCCCTGTATCCCCATGCAATCTGCTACGTGCCTGTAATATATTTCCCGCGAGTCCATCGGGTAGCAGACTCCTGTTTTCTCAGCCTCCTTATACTTTTCTCGATAGCGAAGTGGCTTCTTGGTGAGGAAGTAGTTACAGTATATGGGGCCACCCTTGATGTTGAGGTCGTTTACGCGCTGCATCAGGCCGGGATCCACGTTCTGCAACCCGAGGAGGTCATTGAAGGTCTGCTTGATCTCGGTGGCGCTGATAACTGCCTTGTCTGCCCAGATGACCTTGTTGCCCAAAGCTGCGTTGTCCCTGAGGCGAACGCCGACAGCTTTCCCATGATTTACGATGATTTCATCCACAGGGCAGCAGGTGCGGAATACCGCTCCGTGGGCTATGGCGCAGCGGATGAGGGCGTGGTAATAGCCGTGTATGCCGCCCATGGGTACTGCTCCAGTCGTGTACAGCACAGACGCTACCACGCTCTCCAAGGCGGGAATACCCATACCCTCGAAATGGCCGGCAGCCCCCGACATCCAGGCTATATACGCCTGGAATACTTTGAAGGCCTCGGTCTCCATGTGTTCGTCCATAAGGTCAAACTGGCTCCATTCCAGCAATTCCGGAGTCCATAATTCAGGAGCTCGCTGCTTATAGACCTGCATGAATGGCACGGTCTCGGCGTTTACCTCGACATAAGATGGGTGCGGCGGACACCAGAAGGTGGCGCGTAGCAGCTCCTGGCAGAAACCGCCGGCCACTCCACTGAGATTCAACCAGCCCTCAAGGTCTTTCCCGGTGGCGAATGACACTCCATCTTTGCACAGCAGACCCATAAAATTCTCGGAGAAGTCAATGCCGCCGAGATTCTGGGCTGACCAGTCCATTCGAGCGCCGTATCTCCATAGCTCGAGCTGCTCCCAGCCGGGAGCTGCACCACCGTAAAGGGCTACAGCATGTGGACTGATATGCACCCCGGCGATAGGTTCAGCGTTCTCCTGTGCACCGCCACACTCGGGCCGTTCCTCTAGAACGCATACGCTTAATCCGCTCTTGGCCAGGTATGCAGCTGTCGTGGTGCCATTATGGCCGGCACCTATGATGACAATATCATATCTTTCAGCATCACCCATTTTTTCGCCTCCTTCCATTGGAAATAAGCTGTTTTATCATGGAGCGTAGAAAAATCCACTGACTTACTAGATAAGGAAACAACTGGAAGTCCTCCAGCCATTCAGACAACTTCAATACATTGGACATTTCATTCGAGCTGTGTGAATAGTACACTGTTTGTGGGTGAGCACATAGTAGACTATGGTAGTGACGTTGTCAATGGCTAATTAGAAGATGAGATAATAATTGTG
Above is a window of Dehalococcoidia bacterium DNA encoding:
- a CDS encoding NAD(P)/FAD-dependent oxidoreductase, with protein sequence MGDAERYDIVIIGAGHNGTTTAAYLAKSGLSVCVLEERPECGGAQENAEPIAGVHISPHAVALYGGAAPGWEQLELWRYGARMDWSAQNLGGIDFSENFMGLLCKDGVSFATGKDLEGWLNLSGVAGGFCQELLRATFWCPPHPSYVEVNAETVPFMQVYKQRAPELWTPELLEWSQFDLMDEHMETEAFKVFQAYIAWMSGAAGHFEGMGIPALESVVASVLYTTGAVPMGGIHGYYHALIRCAIAHGAVFRTCCPVDEIIVNHGKAVGVRLRDNAALGNKVIWADKAVISATEIKQTFNDLLGLQNVDPGLMQRVNDLNIKGGPIYCNYFLTKKPLRYREKYKEAEKTGVCYPMDSREIYYRHVADCMGIQGNPTVPYDEIIWLWAGSNKIIDPTFHSQCTRPGLYIENSIVLYVPPPEYHIDGPEALNKHKEEMKVYCRKAFGCVVENLEEDLVEHLTLTPWEQEFRNTGMLGGSWYGIRHCRDQWWNERPLPEMARYRMPGIDGLYFVHQSAAHPGGLCLMACGYNLMHTLIEDGVAEPGDWWYASPWYIPEKGKISAVTREGRIPE